aaaattattttaaaaaagtttaaaatatttttaatttttttcttgctataaattaatattttttggtattttaagaTCGTGTTGATGTACTgatgttgaaaataatttttaaaaaataaaaaaatattattttaatataattctaagtaaaaaacaaccacaatcacagctctaaaaacactataaattgaTCATTATCAAAAAGCTATTCTGACCTCTTTCAAAACGAAGGGGTCTGAACTCCTGTGCCCTTTACATCAACGGTGCCTTgcggatataaaaaaaaaattactatcaccaaatcaattttttatttttacagatgaataatttcaaaataaatgcgtgtataaataaatatatgttctGAGTAACatgacttatatatatatatatatatatatatatatatatataaaagttgtttatatcaataataataaactagagacaaggaaaaaaaaagaagaaggaggggATCAAATTGTCCAATTCAACCAAGCCTAAAATGAGTTAAATTGAGCTCCCTGCGGGCTTGATTGGGTTTTGATTTGATCATGGTAAAACCgagtttaaaaatatcaaattgattcaATATAAGCTCTATTTgattagattaaaataaattttttattcggCTTGGTTTGACTAGGGTCAAATTAAGcttaaaaaagtttaatcaaGCTTAAAATAGGCTAGGTTGGACTATAggataaaatatttgtataacatttttttttaaccattatcATCAAATAGTAACCTAGATTTCTGGTAAagaagtatataaaaaaatttattcaattagcaataaaaaaaaagaagaaggaatttgCTTAGAGTGAACTCCTCCACCATTGAaagcaacaataaaaataaaaatataaaataggaaaaatagaagaaaaagacCCGATACCCAACAAAAAACTACCTACAACCACCCTCTATAGTCTCTTCTCTTCCTCCCCCCCTCTCGTTCTCTCGTTTTCAAATATCTCTGTAACCCataacaaaagggaaaaaaagaggaaaatcaatttaattttatatatatatattttattttttttatctcccaCCAAACAAGTTAACGAAGGAAGAGAACTAGAAGGTTAGTAAACAACTCCTTCACGTGGTTGTGTTTAACTTCTTCTCTGCTATCTAACCTTCCTGCATTCctgggaaaaaaaacttattacaaTCCCTTCTAATCCCCAAATTTTAGGGTTTCCCTGTCTTCTCAGAAACCCTAGGCTTTTTTCCTTTCCAATTTCTCTCTGTAATTCAGGTCTGCTTTCcttctttctctgttttattgtttggttcCGCATACCTTCTGTTTGGTTTCCAAGAAACTCGAGGAAAGGAAttgtaaacaaaagaaaaaaattgaagctttGATAGGAATTCAATTCTGTCTTGTTTGGTCAATTTGACTccattttggtttattttcctCACCGAAGGAACTAAAACAGAAGCAAACGTGAATTTTTAAtggtatctgttttttttttaagaaaataaacactGTTCGTGGTTTCTTGCTaagaaattttggatttttacgGAAGAGTTGatgttcaatttgttttcaagcttttgattgattgaattcTTTTGGTTTATCAAGCATAGTTTGCTTTTAATTAAGATGAtgttttcttgaagttttgaatGCTTTGCTTAATCTTTTGAACCAGTGTTATTTGTATTGCTTGTCAAGAATTTGAAGTTTTTCTGGTGCATTTTACTGAGGCAGTTGTGAATTATTCACATCGACATAGAAGAACAATTTAACTAACTGTTTGGAATTTTCTATTGCATTAACAATATACaacttttttatggtttttgatGAACTTATCTGAAGATAATTTTATAACTGTATGTTGGTGAATCCAGCACTAAAACATTGTGTTAGCTGTGTTGGATTTCAATGGTGATGTCCTGTCTGTTCTTCCTGCCTTTGATTATTCCAAAATTTAACTATCCAGTTAATAAGGTTTTATTGAAGAGTACTGAGCTGTTCTGTGCCTGAATTGCAGCTCCTCCTCCATTTGCATCTATTTCAGCAATGTCGAGTCTAGAAGAGCCGCTTGGTTTTGACAAGTTGCCTAGCATGAATACTATTGAGCGAATTCAAAGGTTCTCATCTGGTGCTTGCCGACCCCGGGCTGATGATATTGGAATGGGACATTGCTGGATTGAGGGAAGGATTTGCAGCTCATCCAACAGTTGCGAGTAAGTGCTAATCCATGATTAAACTTTGTATTAGCACAAGATCCTGTGGATGTGGCAGAACGATTACCTTTTTTATAATCACACAATGCGGGGGTTTTATTATAGAGTTTGGAAGGAAGATGGGTAGCTGCAATACCAATTTTTCCTGCCCCTAGATTAGGCATTTTCTCAAAATATAAGGCCTCTTTGATAGCTTCCATTCGATGCTCAGTTTTCTActttattataataatgatgtCAAGAACTAAAAACTAGATTTTCTGCATTGGGTGGTACTGAAAATAGAGAAAACTGAATTTTCTACTTTATTAAGCTACCCTTGTAGTAATTTTTCTCacataatttcattaaaaaggtCAACGTTGTTTGCATTTTGCAGGGAAGATTATGAGTATACAAGAGAGACTTTTCCTTGGAAAAGACATACAAGAGATCCGTGCCAAGGAAATCGAAGGACTATGAGCTCAGGCAGCAAAAATGTGGTGTCTGGAAGTAGTTGTGATTCACGCTATTTTCCAGATCATCAATATAGTTCCAAATCCAATGACAAAGACATACGGGATATTACAAATAAGGTGATTTCATATCTGAAACAGAACtgtaattttgttatatatCTTGACCTTAAATGATTGTAGTCATTATTGTTGGTAAAATAGATAAAGTTCACGTGTTCATTTTTTTAGGCTGTTGCATTTGTCTGATGGTCCACCATTTAAATTTCCTGTAACTtgtaatcatgattttttatcttttatttggaAAAGCAGTTCTTGAAAGGTATACCAAAGTTTGTGAAGATTGTGGAAGTTGGTCCAAGAGATGGACtgcaaaatgagaaaaatatcgTGCCTACAGATGTAAAGGTTGAATTGATTCATAGACTAGTATCTTCTGGGTTGCCAGTTGTTGAGGCCACAAGTTTTGTTTCGCCCAAATGGGTACCTCAGGTAATTTGATTAGGTTTTGATTGTAACTTCAAGTTTATCTTATTTGTCAATGTTTTATAGTGCAATTGAAGCAGATTCATGTGGTGTTTATTGATCAATCTGTAATAAGCATAGAGTATTTGTctacataaaaaacaagttgaatatAAGCAGTCATAGAGATTGTATAATAAGGAAAATACTTGTGCGAATTGCTGGCATCAACCAGCTTCTTCAAGTTTTGATCTTTCTTTTAAGGTGATGAAAGCTTTACCTTTGCTTTTGTACCAGACTCCAACAGGGATTGCCTTAGTTTGTTTACTGCCACCAAGTTGCACATAGTCTTTACCAGTTATTTTGTCTACTTACCAttgcaaaaataaactaaaaattaattggcTGTTATTAGCAAGCTGTGATTATTCAGTttataatattatctttttgCAAGCATGCACTTGTGTCTGAATCTTACTACACCAACATTGGTTATTGGCATGGTTATCTCATGTTTATTGGCATAACCCAATTCTTGGATAGTCTTTCTTTTAGGCTCACATATTCTGTTAATATCCCTTTCCTTTCTGTGATGTTAGTGAAGCATCTAGTGTAGAGTCCCCTAGCAAATGATATTGCTCCTTCGTGAAACGAAGTCATGGATCACAGGTGGAATTACAATTGGGAAATAGATGGAGAGACAATGAGTAAAGAGAGGGGCAAGGGAgagttggggggggggggggggggggcgctgTAGTTTGATGCCAGCTGCATTAATGGTTCTTAACAACgctgttgttgttttatttggGTATACATTTGACTGTTTTAAGACAAACATTATCCTCTAGAAACATCTACTTTGTcttcaataaacaaataattttgtttttgtgactGTGCTCTTTGATTGTAGCACAAAAGCCATGAcccttctctctcttccttGAGTCTGGttatagtttatttatattcaatttcaacTTGAATATTTCTTGCCTTCCTGTTATTCATTGACCTTCTTTTCCTCTTGTTTTGTTGCCTGCTTATAGTTAGCAGATGCAAGAGATGTAATGGAAGCAGTTCATGGTTTAGAGGCCTCCAGGTTGCCTGTTCTGACACCTAATTTAAAAGTGGGTACCCCTTGTACATCTGCAAGAGTTCTGGCAATATCATATTGGTCCTGGAGTAATCTTCTGATGTACTGTGACTTTTCCTAGGGATTTGAAGCAGCTGTTGCAGCTGGTGCTAAGGAAGTTGCTGTTTTTGCATCAGCTTCTGAGTCATTTTCAAAGTCAAACATCAATTGTAGCATCAAAGAAAGTCTTGCTCGTTATCGTGCTGTAACTCATGCTGCTAAAGAGCTCTCAATTCCTGTTCGTGGGTATGTCTCTATCCTTTTCCATGAATTCTCTGCCCTACTTGTGATTTTTTGGGAGGTTAATTTGTACTGTCTGCACTGAGAGTGGATGGGAAAACTACTGATTGACTGGTACATTATCAACTAATTATTGTGCTCTCAATTTgatcaaagaaaatgaaagtcaTAATAATTTGATAAGATAATTTTAGTGTACATGAATATATACAAGGGTTATCCTTCGTCTTTTCTCAATCCCAATTACTGGGATGTGTTTCTAGTTTGTTTTCTGCCATAGTCATTTAAACCAGTGTTCGGAAATAAGATGCTGGTTGCTGCgtagttttttgtttcttattggATGTTTTATTAGCACCATGATTGATATTCTAATCAATAAAAAGTTTGAGGTTCCATGATCATGAACTTGTATAAGTTGTCACGATCTTCCAATCTAGGCACAATAAATTGCTTCCTAAAATTTGAATGGGCGCTGTACCAGTATAGTAATGTCGCAGAATACATGAACACCTAAGTGCTAATGCATATTTATGGCATATTGGCATAACTGTCTCTGTAGGTACTTGCATTTTAATGCTTATTTGGAAAACAAAAGATTGAATATTAGTCTTCATCCAGTTCTGAataaatgaattgtttttgaacTTTGATAGGTATGTATCATGTGTTATTGGGTGTCCTGAGGAAGGATCAATACATCCTTCAAAAGTAGCATATGTGGCCAAAGAACTTCATGACATGGGTTGCTTTGAAATATCCCTCGGTGATACAATCGGTGTTGGTACACCTGGTAACGTTTTGACTTTGTTATATCCTAGTTTAACCTCCTTAGTTCCTCTTTTTCATTTCAGTTCCCGCATCACTTAGAGTGTACCTAGTGCCTTTTATTGCAATATATTTgaactatgtttttttgtttttcaaaaattttgttgaacttgtgataaaaaaaaattgtctgaCCTTGCTCTACACCCGGGAAGAAAAAGATGACGAGTTTTggtcgtgttttttttttttttttcctgtcctTGTGTTCATATCTATTTGATACAGGGACTGTTGCTCTCATGCTTGAAGCTGTAATGGCTGTTGTTCCCGTTGAGAAGCTTGCTATCCACTTCCATGATACTTATGGGCAATCTCTTCCCAATATTTTGGTGTCTCTCCAGGTAAGCATTGGATTACTCAGAACCTTGTCGTGGCACCACTGTATTTAGGGAAGCCTACTATCGGACTGCTTGTGATATGTTGTACTCTTCACACCGGAAAACTGTACAGTTGCATCTTGATGGAACAGATAGTCTAATCTGGCCAACTAAATATATGCAAATATGCTTGTGCAAGTAATCATTTGACTAAAATGGATTAGCGTAGTGGACTAAAATGCTAATCCCCATCTGTCGAGGATGTGTATACTTGCATCCAACACAACTTCTTTAAAATTtgtctttatgtttttattttccgtCGTGTATCTGATCTGTCTCTACAACTCTCTTTCGCATTTTGAACAGATGGGGATCAGCGTAGTGGACTCGTCTGTTGCGGGTTTAGGTGGATGCCCATATGCCAAAGGAGCATCAGGCAATGTTGCTACTGAAGATGTTGTCTACATGCTTCATGGGCTTGGCGTGAGAACCAATGTGGATCTGGCGAAACTCCTCTCTGCTGGGGATTTCATTTGCAAGCAATTAGGTCGTCCATCTGGATCAAAGACTGCCGTGGCCTTAAGCCGAGTTACAGCCGATGCCTCTAAGATATAAGGAGTTTCAGCTGTGCCTATTTATACCAGAAACTGTTCAGTTGTCTTGTGTGTGCACTTTCTATACAAAGAAGAATAATAGAAGCCCAGGGCCATAAATCCTCAGTAATTATAATTTCTGTAGCAAAATATTCTATGCATTGTAATATCTGCTTTCTGAGCAGAAGCTGCTCACTGCAGCTCATAGAAAAtgtatccttttcttttcctctcatGATATCGTAAAAGCGTTCGGACTGTCTATAAACTTCAACAAAGGGGAAGGCTGTTGATGCAGGACAAATCAAGAATTGAAAACATGAGAAGAAGTTAAAAAGCAGAgctgaagaagagagagaatgcGAGGGTGTTTGAATGAGAGGTAGCTTGtgtttttttgagtaaaaaacatgtttttatagctTTTAGAGGTGTGGTTTGTGCTTAAAAGGTAttgtatttttgataaaaagccACCACATCTCCAAGCCAAACACACCCGCATCACCAAAATTGtctaacatttaaaaaataatatataaatactaaaactttaataagaatagattataatttattaaataaaatatccagcaataattaaatcaaactcaataaataaattctaataaaatTGAACATAACACTAAGTAAAATACctagcaataaataaataaatcaagctccataaataatctcaaacaagaaacaatgaTAGATTGCCTGTGCTAGACTCTCCGTAGATGATCACGCGGTCTGCTCGATAACGACagccataaaaaagaaaagaaaagaaaaagcagcCGAGATCGGGgaatattaagagaaaaaagagtAATCAGACAGGCCAACGGGCAATAGTTCAATGCTAACGTGAGGCTGGCAATGCTCATTGCTCAACTACGAGTCATTGAATATCCGACATTCCACTCAACTCAATTGAGTTGAGTTCTTGCTTGATTTGAATGCGGCAAAgcagaaatattaaaaatccaaCTTGATTTCACCTGGATTAATTAGAGCATAGAAAAGGATAATTTTGGCTCGTTTGTTAATTTTATCTCCTGACCCATACCCATACCTaactcaattctttttattatttttaaaaatacataaaattatcatgaacTTTATTAAACAAACCTAATAATCTAacgtttattttttatctaagttttattttatgaataacaaaaattcctttttaatttttttttcaatatagatAATTATTATCATGATAATGTATTGCAGaccatataaaaatcaatttaaatttctaattttactttataattaaagtttaatttattattgtgaatataagataacaagaaaaataataattaatgattatcaatttaaaatatgtaagattaatatgttaatgtctTTTGGTATTATGTATAATATATTTCTATCAATTACTAGgtagtatatatataatgtaagtTAGTTATATAGTTATAGAtgcattatttttcaaagtatatatgatataattagtcatttaataaattataagcatatatttcaagatgatataaataattcttaaacataagaTATCTTAAATAATTCATCTTATAACTgtattgattataaattaacgatttaattattaattagtgCGGAGTAATGTTTAATgacataattttatcttttaaaatcatatatgtataaatgttttgtactaATTTATTagaatatgagtttttttttgcatgtcaACCTTTTCCATACAAAAGGTAGTGGTTAAGAAACATAATTATGTGGAAGCCAGCTagtcaaagaagaagaagaggaaaaggaagaagTCCCTGTCGTCCCGGCTGCCTAACCTTGATAACATGATAAGAAATCAAGAACGAGGTAGTAAATTAATTAGGACTATAAAAGTTAATGTTCCATTGATGATTACAGATATTCCCAGTAGTTGATGCAATATATATAGCAAATTAAGCAAATCCCCGTCAGAGTAGTGCACTCTCTCTTCTCGCTTTATAAAATGGACGAATGTTGTCTGGCTACCATATATATACCAAGGTGTCATCTTGAGCTCTGCTCCCATGCCAGTCACTTTTACACAAAAAGATGTTTGAAACCATATTGCTCTAGAACTtgctcaccttttcttttctgtgtgGATATCATTTGGATCGGTTTTGCTTTGCTTGTCGAGAGTTGCATGGGCCAAGAAATAAGGCGCATGGGGCTACAAGGTGTGAGAGTTTATGGAAGTAGTTGAGATCCCAATGATGGTAGAGCACCGTGACCTTGACCAGCAAGAAAAGTTGCACagaaaagcaaacaaaataaagagaGTGACGACTCTAATTGATTGCCCACCAACACATATTTCTCTGCCTCAATGATGCTTGTATACTCATAGCCAGACTGTCTGATCGTGTAATTCTTTTCTGCTCTCAAGTCAGTCAAAGCCATTTAGCACTCTCAGAGTGTTCGCTTTGCCCACAGCTTCAACTTCGGAGAGTGGTGGGTGCATGGCTTGTCCCTCAATATTCCCCACTATTAATGCCCAGCTAATCAGTCACAATGCATGCTAGCTAGCTTGCAAGGAGAGATGAAGGAGCCGAGGAGTACAATTATGGATTGAATTCTGAATCTTTGATGGCCTGGTGTTCAAGCCAGAGAGgacatcccttttcttttccaccaAGTAGCTGCAGTTTACAGATCTGCATGGACATTAAAAGACTGCAAGGTACTCTAACGTACCAATAGGCAGCAAGTTGTTTCCTTGctccacatatatatataacaggtGATGCCCTCGTTATTACATACTAATAAACTATAAGATTAACAATGGTTTAAACTAGAGTACCGTACGTGGATCTTGCATGATTAATTAGGCATTCATTAACTCATTGATCTGAGAAGATTAGCCAACAGGATTAATATATAAGTAAGCATTTGGTTAGAGAATTTTGCATCGTGGACTCACATGGAGTTCATAACCTTTTTGTGGTTAATCCTCTTGTATATTCTAGCGACGGGAAGGAAAAACATAGACGAGAAAATACCagtatttatgaaatttaaattcgAAGCTCGTTAATGTAATTGAAATCCGGCATGCATGTCCTCTTTGGTAtatacatgtgttttttttttttttttgaaggaatATCCACAGCAAGaatgtattaatttaaaaacaaatatgattaaTCAAGAATCTAAATGAAATaagtaaattaaagaaattaagatGATTAATTAAGAATCTAAATCTGACTGCATTAGAATCTTGAGTGTCAATTATAATGTTCTTGACTAAACATCAATAATACATTCCGAACATTAGAAACCACCAATTAACCTTCTCTCTCATAGCAACAAACAGGACTCGATCGATCGGGACGTCACTTTCCCACTCGAATATTGTTATCCTTATGGAGTTCGTAGCAGTTAATTAGTCAAAAAAAGAGTCCCcgattcataattataattggacATTTGCAGAGACAAACACATGTAGATTGCAAATTTCAAAAGTCCTGATAAGTCTTTCGAACAATAATTTTCTACTTTTCTTAAGAATAAATGTGCTTTTgtacatgaagaaaaataaaatatagcatACATTATTCCAGGATCGTGGAAGTATGCATAAGTCGACAGATCTTGTCCAGGTATCGGAGGGGGAatgaagtaataaaaaaatggatgatcAATCGgtgatcttttgttttttcctcgGCTACAAAAGACAAA
This region of Populus trichocarpa isolate Nisqually-1 chromosome 9, P.trichocarpa_v4.1, whole genome shotgun sequence genomic DNA includes:
- the LOC7454876 gene encoding hydroxymethylglutaryl-CoA lyase, mitochondrial, whose translation is MSSLEEPLGFDKLPSMNTIERIQRFSSGACRPRADDIGMGHCWIEGRICSSSNSCEEDYEYTRETFPWKRHTRDPCQGNRRTMSSGSKNVVSGSSCDSRYFPDHQYSSKSNDKDIRDITNKFLKGIPKFVKIVEVGPRDGLQNEKNIVPTDVKVELIHRLVSSGLPVVEATSFVSPKWVPQLADARDVMEAVHGLEASRLPVLTPNLKGFEAAVAAGAKEVAVFASASESFSKSNINCSIKESLARYRAVTHAAKELSIPVRGYVSCVIGCPEEGSIHPSKVAYVAKELHDMGCFEISLGDTIGVGTPGTVALMLEAVMAVVPVEKLAIHFHDTYGQSLPNILVSLQMGISVVDSSVAGLGGCPYAKGASGNVATEDVVYMLHGLGVRTNVDLAKLLSAGDFICKQLGRPSGSKTAVALSRVTADASKI